A part of Leptospira wolffii serovar Khorat str. Khorat-H2 genomic DNA contains:
- a CDS encoding carbonic anhydrase: protein MNKAFRNIAERVPYDISSSIAVFLVAIPLCLGIAHASGAPLFSGIISGFVGGIVVGLVSGSSLSVSGPTASLTAIVLSGISDLGNFEAFLLAVLIAGFIQIILGLLKAGALSAYIPTSTVVGMSAAIGLLLIIKQFPHLIGYDIEEFGVEEFDLTKEDINETYHDPHEGKETNSLTVFMHAFENLRANVMAIGAVSLAVFILWDRYFAKKFKYVPASLVAIAVGTGGNFFLGEFLPGGNLSQDHLVTLPVFKNASDLFGQLDFPDFSFWRNSSVWALALTIALASSLESLLSIEVVDKLDEENRKTPMSRELIAQGVGNMVCGISGGIPITSVVVRGSVNAASGAKSKLSAVLHGVFIGVSVLLFPKFMNMIPLASLSAILVMTGFKLAKPSLFRQIFQKGYSQFLPFVVTIIATVFTNVLIGTFCGIVTSLIFVLYADHLNAIIRVEDHGKFRRIVLGENLGFFQKARIKSVLESQPSGITLEIDGTRNLHMDPDIRELIYEFRNSAHQKEITVILGGIANMQNDIESLKKEMSETYQRLLSNNETWVEERTAEDPEFFSRHAEGQTPQVLFIGCSDSRVPVNVITKTNPGEIFVTRNIANVVSVDDMSLFSVVQYAIEALNVKHIIVCGHYGCGGVKAALKGTTAGLIDNWITHIKDVYLKHREELDALPDQAKEEKLIEWNVAEQVVNLYKTSMIQTALKKYGFPEIHGWVYDIRTGKIREVDYKGLLAKELGGVYGYPEKV from the coding sequence ATGAATAAAGCATTTCGTAATATCGCGGAGAGAGTCCCATACGATATTTCCTCGAGTATCGCGGTCTTTCTCGTTGCGATTCCTCTCTGTTTAGGAATCGCCCACGCCTCCGGAGCTCCGCTCTTCTCCGGCATTATCAGCGGTTTCGTGGGAGGAATCGTAGTAGGTTTAGTGAGCGGATCCTCTTTAAGCGTATCGGGTCCCACCGCAAGCTTAACCGCAATAGTTTTGTCCGGTATCAGCGATTTAGGGAACTTCGAAGCGTTTCTCTTGGCGGTCTTGATTGCCGGTTTTATACAAATCATATTAGGTTTACTTAAAGCCGGTGCCCTGTCCGCGTATATTCCCACCTCCACCGTGGTGGGTATGTCCGCTGCGATAGGATTACTTCTCATCATTAAACAATTTCCTCACTTGATCGGATACGATATCGAGGAATTCGGTGTGGAGGAATTCGATCTGACCAAAGAGGATATCAACGAAACCTATCATGATCCGCATGAAGGCAAGGAAACCAACTCTCTCACGGTCTTCATGCACGCTTTCGAGAATCTGAGAGCCAATGTGATGGCGATCGGTGCGGTCTCTTTGGCGGTATTTATTCTTTGGGATCGGTATTTCGCAAAGAAGTTCAAATACGTTCCCGCTTCTCTAGTGGCGATCGCGGTAGGAACCGGCGGTAACTTCTTCTTAGGAGAGTTCCTACCGGGGGGAAATTTGTCCCAGGATCACTTGGTCACTCTTCCGGTTTTTAAGAACGCTTCCGATCTATTCGGTCAGTTGGATTTTCCCGATTTTTCCTTTTGGAGAAATTCTTCCGTTTGGGCCTTGGCGTTGACGATCGCTTTGGCTTCTTCTCTAGAATCCCTCCTCTCCATCGAAGTGGTGGATAAATTGGACGAGGAGAATCGTAAGACTCCTATGTCCAGGGAATTGATCGCTCAAGGCGTGGGGAATATGGTATGCGGAATCTCCGGAGGAATTCCCATCACGAGCGTGGTGGTCCGGGGATCGGTGAACGCCGCCTCCGGAGCCAAGTCCAAACTTTCCGCCGTACTTCACGGCGTCTTTATCGGCGTTAGCGTTCTTTTATTTCCCAAATTCATGAATATGATCCCTTTGGCTTCTTTGTCGGCCATACTTGTGATGACAGGATTTAAGCTAGCTAAGCCTTCGCTCTTCCGACAGATTTTCCAAAAGGGGTATTCTCAGTTTCTTCCTTTTGTGGTAACGATTATCGCGACCGTATTCACGAACGTACTCATCGGTACATTCTGCGGTATCGTTACATCCCTGATTTTCGTTCTATACGCGGACCATTTGAATGCGATCATCCGGGTCGAAGATCACGGTAAATTTCGTAGGATCGTTTTAGGGGAGAATTTGGGCTTTTTTCAGAAAGCAAGAATCAAAAGCGTTCTGGAGAGCCAGCCGTCCGGGATCACTCTGGAAATCGACGGTACCCGAAATCTTCATATGGATCCGGATATCCGGGAATTGATCTACGAGTTCAGAAATAGCGCTCACCAAAAAGAAATCACCGTAATATTAGGAGGGATAGCGAACATGCAAAACGATATAGAATCGCTGAAGAAAGAGATGAGCGAGACCTATCAAAGACTGCTTTCGAATAACGAGACTTGGGTGGAGGAAAGAACCGCCGAGGACCCCGAATTCTTCTCCCGTCACGCGGAAGGCCAGACTCCTCAGGTTCTTTTCATCGGATGCAGCGACTCTCGGGTACCGGTGAATGTGATCACTAAGACTAATCCGGGAGAGATCTTCGTGACCCGTAATATCGCCAACGTGGTCTCCGTGGACGACATGTCTTTGTTTAGTGTGGTTCAATACGCGATCGAGGCATTGAACGTGAAGCATATCATCGTCTGCGGACATTACGGTTGCGGAGGGGTCAAGGCAGCCTTGAAGGGGACTACCGCGGGGCTCATAGATAACTGGATCACTCACATCAAGGACGTGTATCTAAAGCATAGGGAAGAATTGGACGCCTTGCCCGACCAAGCAAAAGAGGAAAAGCTGATAGAGTGGAATGTCGCCGAGCAGGTAGTGAATCTCTATAAGACCAGTATGATCCAGACCGCCTTGAAGAAATACGGATTTCCGGAGATCCACGGTTGGGTTTACGATATCCGCACCGGAAAAATAAGAGAAGTGGATTATAAGGGTCTACTAGCCAAGGAGTTGGGCGGAGTCTATGGTTACCCCGAAAAGGTTTAA
- a CDS encoding GreA/GreB family elongation factor — MSGKRFLSKHDHQRILSTLQAPDIPQTVQPSLLETIRKALSKAKKLDASQVPEDLITMNSKFVLRDLGNAEAFQFTLVYPEECPENAAAAGKISVLSPHGSAVLGARVGEVVRWEINGNDKYLRVQELLFQPAAI, encoded by the coding sequence ATGAGTGGAAAACGTTTTCTTTCCAAACACGATCACCAAAGAATTCTTTCTACTCTGCAGGCCCCGGACATCCCTCAAACTGTCCAGCCAAGTCTCCTCGAAACGATACGCAAAGCTCTTTCCAAGGCAAAGAAGCTGGATGCCAGCCAAGTTCCCGAAGATCTGATCACGATGAATTCCAAATTCGTGCTTCGGGATCTGGGAAATGCGGAAGCATTCCAATTCACTTTGGTCTATCCGGAAGAATGTCCGGAAAACGCGGCAGCGGCCGGGAAGATCTCCGTACTTTCTCCCCACGGATCCGCGGTATTGGGAGCCCGTGTAGGAGAAGTCGTCCGTTGGGAAATCAACGGTAACGACAAGTACCTAAGAGTACAGGAGTTGCTCTTCCAACCGGCGGCTATTTAA
- a CDS encoding SET domain-containing protein, with translation MIERRTNKFGENGIFASQPIAKGTLLFSYSEWIEDEEFGWKVLSVSEADELPEQEKEIFMKYGYDVDFGLVTGPSGLEYVINSSNFMNHSCEPNMWYDQSDNIIAKRDIESGEELTIDYGNFVVNFDQTFECACGASGCRKFIRKDDWKILLPQYHLNFPTFMHKEIKKILVKVPA, from the coding sequence ATGATCGAAAGACGCACGAACAAGTTCGGGGAAAACGGCATCTTTGCCTCTCAGCCAATCGCTAAAGGAACCCTCCTTTTCAGTTACAGCGAGTGGATAGAGGACGAAGAATTCGGCTGGAAGGTTCTCTCCGTGTCCGAGGCCGACGAGCTTCCAGAACAGGAGAAGGAAATCTTCATGAAATACGGATACGACGTAGACTTCGGCCTTGTTACCGGACCCTCTGGCCTGGAGTATGTTATCAATAGCTCCAATTTTATGAATCACTCCTGCGAACCCAATATGTGGTACGACCAATCGGACAATATCATCGCTAAAAGGGATATTGAGTCTGGAGAGGAGCTGACCATAGACTACGGAAATTTCGTAGTGAACTTCGATCAGACCTTCGAATGCGCATGTGGAGCGTCCGGCTGCCGCAAATTTATCCGTAAGGACGACTGGAAAATCCTATTACCCCAGTACCATCTGAATTTCCCTACCTTTATGCATAAGGAAATCAAGAAGATCCTGGTAAAGGTTCCCGCTTAA
- a CDS encoding DUF2179 domain-containing protein yields the protein MPTWAFDYIILPLGIYLARMTDVSIGTVRIILISRERKALAAMLGFVEVLLWLIVITQIMRNLNNVLCYIAYGGGFATGTYLGMVIEEKLAIGHSLVRIIVTSQGEEIVRNLTEAGFRTTSLDASGARGPVKVILSFQRRKDIPFVLQILKNTAPNAFYTIENARKSSDPIWRVSGEEGDNLARLLWRRQSRIRK from the coding sequence ATGCCGACTTGGGCCTTCGATTATATCATTTTACCCTTAGGAATTTACTTAGCTAGAATGACGGACGTGAGTATAGGCACGGTCCGGATCATTCTTATATCCCGGGAAAGAAAGGCGCTGGCCGCCATGCTCGGTTTCGTAGAAGTGCTTCTCTGGTTGATCGTAATCACTCAGATTATGCGAAATCTGAACAATGTACTTTGCTATATCGCCTACGGAGGAGGATTTGCGACCGGAACCTACTTAGGGATGGTCATAGAGGAAAAACTAGCGATAGGACATTCCTTGGTTCGAATCATCGTTACCTCCCAGGGAGAAGAGATCGTTAGAAACCTAACCGAGGCGGGATTTAGAACCACTAGTTTAGACGCCAGCGGAGCGAGAGGCCCGGTTAAAGTGATTCTTTCTTTTCAGAGAAGAAAGGATATCCCTTTCGTCCTACAAATTCTGAAGAATACGGCTCCCAATGCGTTTTATACGATAGAGAACGCTCGCAAATCCAGCGATCCTATATGGAGGGTTTCCGGAGAAGAAGGGGATAATCTGGCGCGTCTGCTTTGGAGAAGGCAATCTAGGATTCGGAAATGA
- a CDS encoding LIC_10461 domain-containing protein codes for MNRILVLILLLGCLLGCHSTTVVYKSGDTPYSLSKEAPGADKRTRQGSIVMGIYMASNAEEAVCPNSFPEVKMFTGFLDLVIHFFIGPFYTTKTVEVYCRK; via the coding sequence ATGAATCGAATTTTAGTACTGATTCTTTTACTCGGATGCCTCCTAGGCTGCCATTCCACGACTGTGGTGTACAAATCGGGAGATACTCCGTATTCTCTTTCCAAGGAAGCTCCCGGAGCGGATAAGCGAACCAGACAGGGAAGCATCGTGATGGGAATCTATATGGCCTCGAACGCGGAAGAAGCCGTTTGTCCGAATTCCTTTCCGGAAGTGAAGATGTTCACCGGATTCTTGGACTTAGTCATCCATTTCTTTATCGGACCCTTCTACACGACCAAGACCGTGGAAGTCTATTGCCGGAAATAA
- a CDS encoding Bor/Iss family lipoprotein has translation MRVGKSISFIGILFSVLLLQTSCRHAMVRYPQALPDACKAYPNSKECKRALDIQASNQGEKGETYKIPHTYYFFGLYPGNIVVDAGRYCPSGPKSVHQYTSFWDGLWEQLTLAIYSPQTVEIECYR, from the coding sequence TTGCGCGTAGGTAAATCGATTTCCTTTATCGGGATATTATTCTCGGTTCTGCTTCTGCAGACTTCCTGTAGACATGCGATGGTTCGCTATCCCCAAGCATTGCCGGATGCGTGTAAGGCATATCCGAATTCCAAAGAATGCAAGAGAGCATTGGACATTCAGGCCTCCAACCAGGGAGAAAAAGGGGAAACCTACAAAATCCCTCACACGTATTACTTTTTCGGATTGTATCCGGGCAATATCGTAGTCGATGCCGGTAGATATTGCCCCTCCGGACCTAAATCGGTCCACCAGTACACTTCTTTCTGGGACGGACTCTGGGAACAGCTTACTCTCGCCATATATTCCCCCCAAACCGTGGAGATAGAATGCTACAGATGA
- a CDS encoding LIC_10463 family lipoprotein, with the protein MKIATLFIPLIGSLALGTFFGCVRDSGYEPLRFERISKAENLTFQANVDGTLFAGQWEYRFRIKQADRVSLLVEVLSDQPDLGVKLVRKGILFDQNITCKEAITLQTPCKLEIKNPDRGEYSLVLQHGTEQESTVHYRIFAGVHGPGYASVVWEEEIARR; encoded by the coding sequence ATGAAAATAGCGACTCTCTTCATTCCATTGATCGGCTCCCTTGCCTTAGGAACATTCTTCGGATGCGTTAGAGACTCCGGATACGAGCCTCTACGTTTCGAAAGGATCTCTAAAGCGGAGAATCTGACCTTCCAGGCGAATGTGGACGGAACGTTGTTCGCCGGACAATGGGAGTATCGATTCAGGATCAAGCAAGCGGATCGAGTCTCCCTGCTTGTGGAAGTTCTCTCCGACCAGCCCGACCTAGGCGTTAAATTGGTCCGGAAAGGAATATTATTCGATCAGAATATAACCTGCAAGGAAGCGATCACTTTGCAGACTCCGTGCAAACTGGAAATCAAGAATCCGGACCGGGGAGAATACTCGTTGGTTCTACAACACGGAACCGAGCAGGAGTCGACGGTGCATTATAGAATTTTTGCGGGCGTACACGGACCCGGTTACGCATCCGTAGTCTGGGAGGAAGAAATTGCGCGTAGGTAA
- a CDS encoding beta strand repeat-containing protein — protein MPVRINATQKLYALIAAFFLFFQGCVAWPALTGAVGLAAGKKGGGGLFFLPGSGSPAELNRVEISSPNSSFAKTTTMSLSATAVYSDNTNKDITADASWSSSDSNIIEMSSNGHAKGKNVGSADVSISYQGKTAQMSLGVTSAPLSGLTITCTNQGTNLPKGNTRQCTLTGNFADSTNQDLTSDPGVVWKTGSNSVATIDSDGLVTAVNVGTTTIQASYHGMSASDLNLTVSSATLVSISVTPTNLSLPLGKTQQYTATGTYSDSSTQNITTSVTWSSSDTSVATIGNTSGTNGFLSTEAEGTTTITATSGSISDSTGLTVTDAVLESISISPSAPETPKGRTLNLTATGLFSDGHNETITDQVTWSSADTSTVTIDNGTGLEGRATGLNVGTANVTAGIGGINATVSFKVTSAVLDSIQVTADDTSIARGTSTLVLATGIYSDGTSQNISSSVNWTTSSSSTLQIGSLNGVPKREILSPNNGNITTARITAEGTGGITGYVDITVTAAKLVSIAMTPTNPSVAKGLTKDFTATGTYTDATTQNLTTSVTWTSSDTSKATISNASGTEGRATGNALGTSNITATLGSVTSPASTLTVTAAVLQSITITPSNPSIAKGRSQNLTATGTYSDSSTANLTSIASWSSSDTSVAGISNSSGTEGKATGLSVGTSTVTATSGSISGSITFTVTAAVLDSIEVYLDNSSIAKGTSTLAEARGTFSDSTTQNISDQVVWTSSQTSIVQLGNLTVAPKKQLNSPNNGSLGTSRITATLGSVSGYSDLTVTSPTLVSIQVDPTNPSVAKGLTKNFTATGTYTDGSTQDLTTSVTWYSSDTAKATISNASGTNGVATTLQTGTTNVTAKLGSVTSPASTLTITAAALSSITIAPSPTLSIAKGRTQNFTATGHYTDSSTQDLTTTVTWSSFDQTKATISNASGTNGKLTALQEGSTQISATYNSITSTDTSVTITAAVLESISITPVNSSLAKGYTTQFTANGVYSDSTTLDITAQVTWASSNTASSTISNATGNQGLATAVSTGTSTISATLGSVSNSTNFTVTAAVLASISVAPTNTTVYTTQTKDYTATGTYSDGSTQNLTTSVTWTSSNTSYSTISNASGTEGRATGVSAGTVTITATSGSVSGNTQLTVVYLDTTPPTVSSVVSLSPTTVRVTFSESVATSGATTAANYKLAKTASVTGVCSDNSNFSSPSEIAVSSVSGSGAIYTLTLASSQTSGTGYTVIVNKSGIQDLSAVPNALGCANYGDFVGQEQLKVSSASCASTSTIIINFSKPIKSGNNVAGSAECSSTAECAKRYSLTGTTDLGNVSSAKILDGTICGGASADSAKVCVTHSILQTGAQYTIIAANNVDGDNFDNSSWGSIRDSGDSENVQSSPRDRGVFLGCGTTPTKFEDGPISIDPNGSTFGYLADFNSKIYTGPNNAGNGALRFAYDGSSPESVQFSFAKDTTAQASDSTNVSSNTAITRENSIAVPPYVTLGHSGCTQNNATLASGCGPDNENGRGIFTTGSLNGSPYIFIAAARTTPDGSGNYLFDYIYYSNDTSTNLNYKYIDMGTITGTVTAGTSSISVMNNRVFPGFAKPSNSSGGGLNAPDFGYITFNTSDSGGGGSTGYCTSGSNCDATDNTNGRRIRIDYMPYFGGPSSGSNNTNSSPNWAYYIGVDSSFVFKNRLYAANGGLHAIGHNGSIIRSESSNPTTACSGKDSCSDWTEIGPRSNSKWHNSPTNNWFSLELSKFYDLIPADRAFAQFAEFNEKLYVTRTICVQSTQANGLRTSAGTVAGCTDGTDTNRRAQLWKCDPTLTSNGNECDPGDWSVVGDDGTGITNFGDSTNRTITMVAKNGSYLYVGFDNPGGIRIYRTNVTNPGSASNSWSQIAGNGLTDTSNVQQIFSAISVPVNGVNYLYVSVGKNNTPVRVYRQSNE, from the coding sequence ATGCCAGTACGAATCAACGCCACCCAAAAACTTTACGCACTTATTGCGGCTTTTTTCCTATTTTTTCAAGGCTGCGTGGCTTGGCCTGCGCTCACCGGAGCGGTTGGATTGGCGGCCGGAAAAAAAGGAGGAGGCGGTCTCTTCTTTCTCCCAGGTTCCGGATCTCCTGCGGAATTGAATCGTGTAGAAATCTCCTCTCCCAATTCCAGCTTCGCTAAGACTACGACCATGTCGCTTTCTGCGACTGCGGTTTATTCCGATAATACGAATAAGGATATCACCGCGGACGCAAGTTGGAGTTCCAGCGATTCGAATATTATAGAAATGTCTTCGAACGGACATGCAAAGGGAAAAAACGTGGGTTCGGCCGACGTAAGCATCTCCTACCAAGGCAAGACGGCTCAAATGTCTTTGGGAGTAACGTCCGCGCCTCTTTCCGGTCTTACCATCACTTGTACGAACCAAGGAACCAATCTCCCGAAAGGTAATACTAGACAATGCACGCTCACGGGTAATTTTGCGGATTCCACCAACCAAGACCTCACGAGCGATCCAGGAGTCGTTTGGAAAACGGGAAGTAACTCGGTAGCTACCATCGATTCAGACGGATTGGTAACCGCGGTAAATGTGGGAACCACCACGATACAAGCATCGTATCATGGAATGTCCGCATCCGATTTAAACCTTACGGTTAGTTCGGCTACTCTAGTTTCCATCTCGGTTACTCCTACGAATTTATCCTTACCCTTAGGCAAGACGCAACAGTACACCGCCACTGGCACTTATTCCGATAGCTCCACTCAGAATATTACGACTTCCGTAACTTGGAGTTCTTCCGATACTTCCGTTGCGACAATCGGAAACACTTCCGGAACCAACGGATTTCTATCCACAGAAGCGGAAGGAACGACTACTATTACCGCTACTTCCGGATCCATCAGCGATAGCACCGGTCTCACCGTCACCGACGCCGTTCTGGAAAGCATTTCCATCAGTCCTTCCGCCCCGGAAACTCCGAAAGGAAGGACGTTGAACCTGACCGCAACCGGGCTTTTCTCCGACGGTCATAACGAGACGATTACCGATCAGGTGACTTGGTCCAGCGCCGACACAAGTACCGTTACTATAGACAACGGAACCGGACTGGAAGGTAGAGCCACAGGACTCAATGTAGGAACCGCGAACGTTACCGCTGGAATCGGAGGGATCAATGCGACAGTTTCCTTCAAAGTAACTAGCGCCGTTTTGGATTCCATCCAAGTGACTGCGGACGATACTTCCATTGCCAGAGGAACTTCCACACTCGTTCTCGCGACCGGGATTTATTCGGACGGAACTTCCCAAAATATCAGTTCCTCCGTCAACTGGACCACTTCCAGTTCCTCCACTCTGCAAATTGGATCCTTGAACGGAGTGCCTAAAAGAGAGATACTTTCTCCGAATAACGGCAATATCACCACGGCAAGAATCACCGCCGAAGGCACGGGAGGAATCACAGGTTATGTGGATATCACGGTAACCGCTGCAAAACTTGTTTCCATCGCGATGACTCCTACGAACCCGAGCGTAGCCAAAGGGCTGACCAAGGATTTCACCGCTACGGGGACTTATACCGACGCGACCACTCAGAATCTTACTACCTCAGTCACCTGGACTTCCTCGGATACGAGTAAGGCAACGATCAGCAACGCTTCCGGAACGGAAGGTAGGGCAACCGGAAATGCATTAGGAACTTCTAATATTACCGCAACTCTGGGTTCAGTGACTTCTCCCGCGTCGACTCTGACAGTGACTGCGGCAGTCCTGCAATCCATTACAATCACTCCTTCCAACCCGAGCATTGCAAAAGGAAGAAGCCAAAACTTAACCGCAACCGGAACCTATTCCGACTCTAGTACGGCAAATTTGACCTCGATCGCTTCCTGGTCCAGCTCGGATACGTCGGTCGCGGGAATAAGTAACTCCTCCGGTACCGAAGGAAAGGCTACGGGTCTATCTGTAGGAACTTCTACCGTTACCGCCACTTCGGGTTCCATATCCGGTTCGATCACATTTACGGTTACGGCCGCCGTTCTGGATTCCATCGAGGTTTATTTGGATAATTCTTCCATAGCTAAGGGAACGTCCACTCTCGCGGAAGCCAGAGGTACTTTCTCGGATTCGACCACACAAAATATCAGCGACCAAGTCGTATGGACGAGTTCCCAGACTTCGATCGTTCAGTTGGGAAATCTCACCGTAGCGCCTAAGAAGCAATTGAATTCTCCCAATAACGGAAGTTTAGGTACGTCCCGTATCACTGCAACCTTAGGTTCCGTAAGTGGGTATTCCGACTTAACGGTAACTTCTCCTACTTTGGTTTCTATCCAAGTGGATCCCACGAATCCGAGCGTTGCTAAAGGATTAACCAAGAATTTTACGGCTACCGGAACTTATACCGACGGTTCCACTCAGGACTTGACGACTTCGGTGACTTGGTATTCTTCCGATACCGCTAAGGCCACGATCAGTAACGCTTCGGGAACCAACGGGGTAGCAACCACTCTACAGACCGGAACCACGAATGTCACCGCTAAGCTAGGTAGCGTCACCTCTCCTGCAAGCACCTTGACGATTACCGCTGCGGCGTTAAGCAGTATCACGATTGCACCTTCTCCTACCTTAAGTATAGCTAAAGGTAGAACCCAAAACTTTACGGCAACCGGACATTATACGGATAGTAGCACTCAGGACCTTACCACTACCGTTACTTGGAGTTCCTTCGATCAAACCAAGGCCACGATCAGTAACGCCTCCGGAACCAACGGTAAACTAACCGCTCTCCAAGAAGGTAGCACACAAATTTCCGCTACCTACAATTCGATCACTAGCACGGACACTTCCGTTACGATAACGGCGGCAGTATTGGAAAGCATCTCGATCACTCCGGTGAATTCCAGCTTAGCGAAAGGTTATACCACCCAATTTACCGCAAACGGAGTATATTCGGATTCGACTACTTTGGATATCACCGCCCAAGTTACCTGGGCTTCCTCAAATACCGCGTCTTCTACGATCAGTAACGCGACGGGCAACCAAGGTTTGGCCACTGCGGTCTCGACGGGAACGAGCACGATTTCCGCCACCTTAGGTTCCGTTTCCAACTCTACTAATTTCACGGTAACCGCGGCGGTACTCGCGTCGATTTCGGTGGCACCTACCAATACGACGGTTTACACCACCCAAACTAAGGATTATACGGCTACAGGCACGTATTCCGACGGAAGCACTCAGAATCTGACTACGAGCGTTACTTGGACTTCTTCTAATACGAGCTACTCTACGATCAGCAACGCTTCCGGGACGGAAGGAAGAGCCACGGGAGTATCCGCAGGAACCGTAACGATCACCGCTACCAGCGGATCCGTGAGCGGTAATACCCAACTTACCGTAGTCTATCTGGATACTACTCCTCCTACAGTGTCCAGTGTAGTATCCTTGAGCCCTACTACGGTAAGAGTTACATTCTCCGAATCCGTAGCGACCTCGGGAGCTACCACAGCCGCAAATTACAAGCTGGCTAAGACAGCTTCCGTAACGGGAGTCTGTTCCGATAACAGCAACTTCTCTTCTCCGTCCGAAATTGCGGTTTCATCAGTAAGTGGAAGCGGTGCGATTTATACTCTTACTTTGGCCTCTTCCCAAACTTCCGGTACGGGCTACACTGTGATCGTGAATAAATCCGGGATCCAGGATCTTTCCGCCGTTCCGAACGCGTTAGGATGTGCAAACTACGGAGACTTCGTCGGACAAGAACAGTTGAAGGTTAGCTCCGCATCCTGCGCGAGCACGAGTACGATCATTATAAACTTCTCCAAACCGATCAAATCCGGAAACAATGTGGCGGGATCCGCAGAATGTAGCAGTACCGCAGAATGTGCAAAAAGATACTCCTTAACGGGAACTACCGACTTAGGAAACGTCAGCTCGGCTAAAATTCTGGACGGAACCATATGCGGAGGAGCGTCCGCGGATTCGGCTAAAGTTTGCGTAACCCATAGCATTCTGCAAACTGGAGCTCAGTATACAATTATAGCTGCAAATAACGTGGACGGGGACAATTTCGATAATTCCTCCTGGGGATCCATCCGCGATTCTGGAGATTCCGAAAATGTCCAATCTTCTCCTAGAGACCGAGGAGTCTTCTTAGGCTGCGGAACTACTCCGACAAAATTCGAGGACGGTCCGATCTCCATCGATCCGAACGGATCCACATTCGGATATTTGGCGGACTTCAATAGTAAAATCTATACTGGACCTAATAATGCAGGAAACGGAGCGCTTAGATTCGCTTATGACGGATCGAGCCCGGAATCGGTACAATTCTCCTTCGCTAAGGATACTACAGCTCAGGCAAGCGATTCCACCAATGTCAGTTCCAATACCGCGATCACTCGCGAGAATAGCATCGCAGTTCCGCCTTACGTGACTCTTGGCCACTCGGGCTGTACCCAAAACAACGCGACTTTGGCGAGCGGTTGCGGACCCGATAACGAAAACGGAAGAGGAATCTTTACCACAGGATCCCTAAACGGAAGTCCGTATATATTTATCGCAGCGGCGAGAACGACCCCCGACGGTTCCGGAAACTATCTCTTCGATTATATCTATTACTCGAACGATACTTCCACTAACCTGAACTATAAATACATAGATATGGGAACGATCACTGGAACAGTAACTGCGGGAACGTCGTCCATCAGCGTTATGAATAATCGCGTCTTCCCGGGATTTGCAAAACCGAGCAATAGCAGTGGTGGAGGTTTGAACGCACCCGATTTCGGTTATATCACCTTTAATACCTCCGACTCAGGTGGAGGAGGTTCCACAGGATACTGTACTTCCGGTTCCAATTGCGACGCAACGGATAATACCAACGGTAGAAGGATCCGCATCGATTACATGCCTTACTTCGGCGGGCCTTCCAGCGGTAGTAATAATACGAATAGTAGCCCGAACTGGGCCTATTATATCGGAGTGGATTCTTCCTTCGTCTTCAAGAACCGGCTTTATGCGGCGAACGGAGGTTTACATGCGATAGGGCATAATGGATCCATCATACGTTCCGAGTCCTCCAATCCGACGACCGCTTGTAGCGGCAAGGACTCTTGTTCCGATTGGACGGAGATCGGACCTAGATCGAATTCCAAATGGCATAATAGTCCTACGAATAACTGGTTCTCTCTGGAACTCTCCAAATTCTACGATTTGATCCCTGCCGATCGCGCTTTCGCTCAATTCGCGGAATTCAACGAGAAACTTTATGTGACCAGAACGATCTGCGTCCAAAGCACTCAGGCAAACGGCTTAAGAACCTCCGCCGGAACCGTAGCGGGATGTACCGACGGAACTGACACGAACAGAAGGGCCCAACTTTGGAAATGCGATCCTACTCTGACGAGTAACGGTAACGAATGCGACCCGGGAGATTGGAGTGTCGTCGGAGACGACGGAACCGGAATCACCAACTTCGGAGATTCTACGAATCGAACGATTACTATGGTCGCTAAAAACGGATCCTATCTATACGTGGGATTCGATAATCCGGGAGGAATTCGAATCTATCGCACGAACGTTACCAATCCAGGATCGGCTTCCAATTCATGGTCTCAGATCGCGGGTAACGGATTGACGGATACTTCCAACGTGCAGCAGATATTCTCCGCGATCTCGGTGCCCGTGAACGGAGTGAATTATCTCTACGTGAGCGTGGGTAAGAATAATACGCCTGTGAGGGTGTATAGACAGTCCAACGAATGA